One Streptomyces sp. RPA4-2 genomic window carries:
- a CDS encoding TetR/AcrR family transcriptional regulator, with translation MPTDEHAAAPLSLRRRRRAAAVQEILDAAERHIAEHGPAALSLRAIARSLGMTVQALYHYFPSRDDLVTALIAKAYDALTEAVQAAVDAATDDSPQGRVLVAAEGYRQWAITHPERFQLLYGTPLRYYAAPVEGPTTQAVRRMSAIFERELFDGFTTAQLAAADTPGLSAELLAYLDQLPPTGQRDLPPPATALVLSAWGHLHGLVVLEVFGHTSFLGDHQAEIFRMAMRNLFQDIHSRIPVAGPGTTATDPHPREQASSAGR, from the coding sequence ATGCCCACTGACGAACACGCGGCCGCCCCGCTCTCCCTGCGCCGGCGGCGGCGGGCGGCGGCCGTCCAGGAGATCCTGGACGCGGCTGAGCGCCATATCGCCGAACACGGTCCCGCGGCCCTGTCCCTGCGCGCGATCGCCCGTAGCCTGGGAATGACCGTGCAGGCGCTCTACCACTACTTTCCGAGCCGGGACGACCTGGTCACGGCGCTCATCGCCAAGGCCTACGACGCCTTGACCGAAGCCGTGCAGGCCGCTGTCGACGCCGCCACGGACGACTCGCCCCAGGGGCGGGTGCTCGTCGCGGCCGAGGGGTACCGCCAGTGGGCCATCACCCATCCCGAGCGGTTCCAACTCCTCTACGGAACCCCGCTGCGGTACTACGCGGCCCCCGTCGAGGGCCCGACGACGCAGGCCGTGCGGCGGATGAGCGCGATCTTCGAGCGGGAGCTGTTCGACGGGTTCACCACCGCACAGCTCGCCGCCGCCGACACCCCTGGTCTCTCGGCCGAGCTGCTGGCATACCTGGACCAGTTGCCGCCGACCGGTCAGCGGGACCTCCCGCCCCCCGCGACCGCTCTGGTCCTGAGCGCGTGGGGACACCTGCACGGCCTCGTCGTCCTCGAGGTGTTCGGGCACACCTCGTTCCTCGGTGACCACCAGGCCGAGATCTTCCGCATGGCGATGCGGAACCTGTTCCAGGACATCCACAGCCGGATTCCCGTCGCCGGACCGGGCACCACGGCAACGGATCCGCACCCGCGGGAACAAGCCTCTTCAGCCGGTCGATGA
- a CDS encoding cytochrome P450, producing the protein MEEAAGRAVGGVVDVRELFALPLPGRVMLELFGIPEEFRGPLREIIDGFFDTAVSSVEAQRNYRALYSTMGELVAFKRRCPGEDLTSALIAAGGAGTAAAGAGAGAGAGAGGVGAVEGGGGGLSEKELVDNLIMLLSAGCEPTVNLLGNAVALLLGDPGQLELVRSGRVSWGDVVEEAVRVEAPGANAILRYAVEDVRVGETVIERGDALVMSFAAAGRDRGVHGEDADVFDVTRETRREHLSFGHGVHYCLGAPLARLEAEIALRALFGRFPRMRAAFGPGELPRTESFISNGPRVLPVVPGPAAAAAV; encoded by the coding sequence GTGGAGGAGGCGGCGGGGCGGGCTGTGGGTGGGGTGGTGGATGTGCGGGAGTTGTTCGCGTTGCCGTTGCCGGGGCGGGTGATGCTGGAGTTGTTCGGGATTCCGGAGGAGTTCCGGGGGCCGTTGCGGGAGATCATCGACGGGTTTTTCGACACGGCGGTGTCGTCGGTGGAGGCGCAGCGGAATTACCGGGCGTTGTATTCGACGATGGGGGAGCTGGTCGCGTTCAAGCGGCGTTGTCCGGGTGAGGATCTGACGAGTGCGCTGATCGCGGCGGGTGGTGCGGGTACGGCCGCGGCAGGTGCGGGTGCGGGTGCGGGTGCGGGTGCGGGTGGCGTGGGGGCTGTGGAGGGTGGGGGTGGGGGGTTGAGTGAGAAGGAGTTGGTCGACAACTTGATCATGTTGTTGAGTGCGGGGTGTGAGCCGACGGTGAATCTGCTGGGCAATGCGGTGGCGTTGTTGCTGGGGGATCCGGGTCAGTTGGAGTTGGTGCGGTCGGGGCGGGTGTCGTGGGGGGATGTGGTGGAGGAGGCGGTGCGGGTGGAGGCGCCGGGGGCGAACGCGATTTTGCGGTATGCGGTGGAGGATGTGCGGGTGGGGGAGACGGTGATCGAGCGGGGGGATGCGCTGGTGATGTCGTTCGCGGCGGCGGGGCGGGATCGGGGGGTGCACGGGGAGGATGCGGATGTGTTCGATGTGACGCGGGAGACGCGGCGGGAGCATCTGTCGTTCGGTCATGGGGTGCATTACTGCCTGGGGGCGCCGTTGGCGCGGTTGGAGGCGGAGATCGCGTTGCGGGCGTTGTTCGGGCGTTTCCCGCGGATGCGGGCGGCGTTCGGGCCGGGGGAGCTGCCGCGTACGGAGTCGTTCATTTCGAATGGGCCGCGTGTGCTGCCGGTGGTGCCGGGTCCGGCGGCCGCTGCGGCTGTGTGA
- a CDS encoding SDR family oxidoreductase, with protein MTGPLKGTTALVVGRAGGIARAIVIAARDAGADVVAAGRDQKTLADAYAGEPGITTESVDLTDEASVAALGERLGTVDHVVSTASARARGRVADLDRDAVRLSFDTKVIGPLMLAKHLAPRIPASGSFTLFSGVAAAKIAVGTLAVAITNGAAEVLARSLALELAPIRVNAISPGVIDTGAWDGFGEEGKAEYFAGIRARNPARRIGTTDDVASAVLFAMTSTFLTGETVHIDGGEPLS; from the coding sequence ATGACCGGACCCCTCAAGGGAACAACCGCGCTGGTGGTCGGGCGGGCCGGGGGTATCGCCCGCGCCATCGTCATCGCGGCTCGCGACGCGGGAGCCGACGTCGTAGCCGCCGGCCGTGATCAAAAGACTCTCGCCGACGCCTACGCAGGCGAACCCGGAATCACGACAGAATCCGTCGACCTCACCGACGAAGCTTCCGTCGCCGCCCTCGGCGAGAGACTCGGCACCGTCGACCACGTGGTCTCCACCGCCTCCGCTCGGGCACGCGGCCGCGTCGCCGATCTGGACCGCGACGCGGTGAGGCTCTCCTTCGACACCAAGGTCATCGGCCCGCTCATGCTGGCCAAGCACCTGGCCCCCCGCATCCCCGCGTCCGGGTCGTTCACCCTCTTTTCCGGCGTCGCCGCAGCGAAGATCGCGGTAGGCACCCTGGCCGTGGCCATCACCAACGGCGCCGCCGAAGTCCTGGCCCGTTCCCTCGCCTTGGAGCTGGCCCCGATCCGTGTGAACGCCATTTCGCCCGGGGTGATCGACACCGGCGCCTGGGACGGTTTCGGGGAAGAAGGCAAGGCGGAGTACTTCGCCGGCATCCGCGCCCGTAACCCGGCCCGGCGCATCGGTACCACCGACGACGTCGCCAGCGCGGTGCTGTTCGCGATGACCAGTACTTTTCTGACTGGCGAGACGGTGCACATCGACGGCGGCGAGCCGCTCAGCTGA
- a CDS encoding phospholipase: MRRRLATALTASSLSLVALIGTASTAQAAVPADKAQVLSNWTQTSASSYNTWAAARSNQAAYAAYQFDWSTDYCSTSPDNPFGFPFATSCARHDFGYRNYKAAGTFSTNKSRLDSALYEDLKRVCVNYGGATKTACDGTAWTYYQAVKAFG; the protein is encoded by the coding sequence ATGCGCCGAAGACTCGCCACCGCTCTCACCGCGTCCAGCCTGTCCCTGGTCGCCCTCATCGGCACCGCGAGCACCGCACAAGCCGCCGTCCCCGCCGACAAGGCGCAGGTCCTGTCGAACTGGACCCAGACCAGCGCGTCCAGCTACAACACCTGGGCGGCGGCCCGATCGAACCAAGCCGCCTACGCGGCCTACCAGTTCGACTGGTCGACGGACTACTGCTCCACCTCCCCCGACAACCCCTTCGGCTTCCCGTTCGCCACCTCCTGCGCACGGCACGACTTCGGATACCGCAACTACAAGGCCGCGGGCACCTTCTCCACCAACAAGTCCCGCCTCGACAGCGCCCTTTACGAGGACCTCAAGCGTGTGTGCGTCAACTACGGCGGTGCCACGAAGACGGCATGCGACGGCACCGCGTGGACCTACTACCAGGCGGTCAAGGCCTTCGGCTGA
- a CDS encoding YafY family protein encodes MPRPIARVLTLLELLQSGGIRTAAELADRVGVDERTVRRYVDHLVDLDVPVESVRGRYGGYRLATGYRMPPLMLSDDEALAVLLGLVAGRRAGLTTATGTASETAAAKIRRVLPERLSRRLDAVSGSLTFTVPPGEAVAAESTVLLSITDAVRHHRPIAIRYTAADGRRSERTLHPYGVVSHSGKWYLTAADLTAEDDRTFRLDRITDVRALPGTFEPPAGLDPAKRVLTGLATAPYQHEVTLRVQGTAEEIHARLPAGVAIVQEQPSPGGAEPVTECWSRVDLRVDRLDWLPAVLASLDRPFVIDRPDELRGLVEAFAERLTNSARRTSARA; translated from the coding sequence ATGCCCCGACCCATTGCCCGTGTACTCACCCTGTTGGAGCTCCTGCAGTCGGGCGGTATCCGGACGGCGGCCGAACTCGCCGATCGGGTCGGCGTCGACGAACGGACCGTACGGCGCTACGTCGACCACCTCGTCGACCTCGACGTACCTGTCGAGTCGGTGCGCGGCCGCTACGGTGGCTACCGGCTGGCCACCGGTTACCGCATGCCTCCGCTCATGCTGAGCGACGACGAAGCGCTCGCGGTGCTCCTTGGACTGGTCGCGGGCCGTCGAGCCGGCCTGACGACGGCCACGGGTACGGCGAGTGAGACAGCGGCGGCCAAGATCCGGCGGGTACTGCCGGAGCGGCTGAGCCGCAGACTCGATGCCGTATCCGGATCCCTTACCTTCACCGTCCCGCCCGGCGAGGCGGTCGCCGCGGAATCCACGGTCCTGCTCTCGATCACCGACGCGGTGCGTCATCACCGGCCGATCGCCATTCGGTACACCGCCGCCGACGGGCGGCGCAGCGAACGCACGCTGCACCCGTACGGAGTTGTCTCCCATTCGGGCAAGTGGTATCTGACGGCCGCGGATCTCACGGCGGAGGACGACCGGACCTTCCGGCTGGACCGCATCACCGATGTCAGGGCTCTGCCCGGCACGTTCGAACCGCCCGCCGGACTCGACCCGGCGAAGCGCGTCCTGACAGGGCTCGCCACGGCTCCGTACCAGCATGAGGTGACGCTGCGAGTCCAGGGAACGGCCGAGGAGATCCACGCCCGCCTTCCCGCCGGCGTCGCGATCGTGCAGGAGCAGCCGTCCCCGGGCGGCGCAGAGCCGGTGACCGAGTGCTGGTCCCGCGTCGACCTGCGTGTGGACAGGCTCGACTGGCTTCCCGCGGTGCTCGCGTCGCTGGACAGACCGTTCGTCATCGACCGCCCGGACGAACTCCGCGGCCTCGTCGAGGCGTTCGCGGAACGCCTCACGAACTCGGCCCGACGGACCTCGGCGCGGGCATGA
- a CDS encoding BTAD domain-containing putative transcriptional regulator, which produces MDTDILGTLAVREKGISITPTAPKPRQVLALLVLHADQMVPVGMLSEELWGAQPPRSARPTLQTYILQLRELITAALEGDPGGHRSAKDVLLTAPGGYLLKSGEGSSDVREFERLAGLGYRAMDGADFPGAARHLRAALALWSGPPLADVQAGPHLATQVKRLEESRLCALDQRIEADLRLGRHRELLAELTVLVSRYPTHESLCGQYMLALYRSGRRGEALDAYQRLRATLVRGLGLEPSAALGKLQRSILMARPDGSPATTTAGAAPAAPGTGPAGSGRLAAPVG; this is translated from the coding sequence GTGGACACCGACATACTCGGCACACTTGCTGTGCGGGAGAAGGGCATCTCGATCACCCCGACCGCTCCCAAGCCGCGGCAGGTGCTGGCGCTGCTGGTCCTGCATGCCGACCAGATGGTGCCGGTGGGCATGCTGAGCGAGGAGCTGTGGGGCGCGCAGCCGCCGCGCAGTGCACGGCCCACCCTGCAGACGTACATCCTGCAGCTGCGTGAGCTGATCACCGCGGCGCTGGAGGGGGACCCGGGCGGGCACCGCAGTGCCAAGGACGTGCTGCTGACCGCGCCGGGCGGGTATCTCCTCAAGAGCGGTGAGGGCAGCAGTGACGTGCGGGAGTTCGAGCGGCTGGCCGGGCTCGGCTACCGGGCGATGGACGGGGCGGACTTCCCCGGGGCGGCCCGGCACCTGCGGGCCGCGCTCGCGCTGTGGAGCGGGCCGCCGCTGGCCGACGTACAGGCCGGCCCGCATCTGGCCACCCAGGTCAAACGGCTGGAGGAGAGCCGGCTGTGCGCGCTGGACCAGCGCATCGAGGCCGATCTGCGCCTGGGCCGCCACCGTGAATTGCTCGCCGAGCTGACCGTGCTGGTCAGCCGGTATCCCACCCACGAGAGCCTGTGCGGGCAGTACATGCTGGCCCTGTACCGCTCCGGGCGCCGCGGCGAGGCCCTGGACGCCTACCAGCGGCTGCGGGCCACCCTGGTACGCGGTCTGGGCCTGGAACCGTCGGCGGCGCTGGGCAAGCTGCAGCGTTCCATCCTGATGGCCCGTCCGGACGGCTCACCCGCCACCACAACGGCCGGGGCCGCTCCCGCCGCTCCCGGTACGGGCCCTGCCGGGAGCGGACGGCTCGCCGCGCCGGTCGGCTGA
- a CDS encoding SRPBCC family protein gives MAAPAGVVYGLLADAVRWPVFLPSHVHVERLDFDGTQERLLVWEVAEEAGAPGGHVRSWHTRRVLRPQDRSVVFEEEDQARPGMVTSGVWTVRPAGETRCVLSLRQERVLPVLLAAGDSRLRGDAAADVQRRLGQVRGAAEQWEELDELLLSFEDRIRVEGPAELVYDFLYRVEDWPERLPHVEGTRVREDAPGIQVVLVDTCAAEGAGTVTTRAVRLCFPHAGRIVFKETRPPRLLAAHSGEWSLLPDASGVTVVAAHRVMLRQDAVAGELGENTSLLEARRHVHGWLSRADRQALGLAKWHAESTVRRLR, from the coding sequence GTGGCCGCTCCGGCCGGTGTGGTCTACGGGCTGCTGGCCGATGCCGTGCGCTGGCCGGTGTTCCTGCCCTCGCATGTGCACGTCGAGCGGCTGGACTTCGACGGGACACAGGAACGGCTGCTGGTGTGGGAGGTGGCCGAGGAGGCCGGTGCCCCGGGCGGCCATGTCCGGTCCTGGCACACCCGGCGGGTGCTGCGGCCGCAGGACCGCAGTGTCGTCTTCGAGGAGGAGGACCAGGCCCGTCCGGGCATGGTGACCTCGGGGGTGTGGACGGTACGCCCGGCGGGTGAGACCCGGTGCGTGCTGAGCCTGCGTCAGGAACGGGTGCTGCCCGTGCTGCTCGCCGCGGGCGACAGCCGCCTGCGCGGCGACGCCGCCGCCGACGTGCAGCGCCGGCTCGGCCAGGTCCGTGGGGCGGCCGAGCAGTGGGAGGAACTCGACGAGCTGCTGCTGTCCTTCGAGGACCGGATCCGTGTCGAGGGCCCCGCCGAGCTGGTCTACGACTTCCTCTACCGCGTCGAGGACTGGCCGGAGCGGCTGCCGCACGTCGAGGGGACCCGGGTGCGCGAGGACGCGCCGGGCATCCAGGTGGTGCTGGTGGACACCTGCGCCGCGGAGGGCGCGGGGACCGTCACCACCCGCGCGGTACGGCTGTGTTTCCCGCACGCCGGGCGGATCGTCTTCAAGGAGACGCGTCCGCCCCGCCTGCTCGCCGCCCACAGCGGCGAGTGGTCGCTGCTGCCGGACGCCTCCGGAGTGACGGTCGTGGCCGCCCACCGGGTGATGCTCCGGCAGGACGCCGTCGCCGGGGAACTCGGCGAGAACACCAGCCTCCTGGAGGCCCGCCGGCATGTGCACGGCTGGCTGTCCCGGGCCGACAGACAGGCACTGGGCCTGGCCAAGTGGCATGCGGAGAGCACCGTCCGCCGTCTGCGATGA
- a CDS encoding epoxide hydrolase family protein, which yields MSDALPGLEPFTPQTEPAALEDLRARLRATRWPDAPEDAGWGLGTDIAYLRELVAYWADGFDWAAQEAGLARLPRHRIRLGGLGIHLVHARAVAPTGPVLPLVLSHGWPDSFWRYTKVIPLLTDPGAHGGDPADAFDVVVPDMPGYGYSDRPTGPPLNSIAVAGLWAELMSVLGYARFGAAGGDVGSHVSRYLALDHPDRVVAVHRMDGGLPVFTGDQAELAPEERAWFDDVAAWGASEGAYGAMHRTKPQTAAVGLTDSPAGLAAWIVEKLRAWSDCDGDIERSFTKDEILTNATLYWLTGTIGSSMRMYHANAAIPPGQLARRVDVPSGFSLFRGDIVRPPRAWLERTANVAYFNEPARGGHFAPFEEPELYAEELRAFFRPYRAAALS from the coding sequence ATGTCGGACGCACTGCCTGGCCTGGAGCCGTTCACCCCGCAGACCGAGCCCGCGGCGCTCGAGGATCTCCGCGCGCGGCTGCGTGCGACACGCTGGCCGGACGCGCCCGAGGACGCCGGGTGGGGTCTCGGGACCGACATCGCCTACCTCCGTGAACTCGTCGCCTACTGGGCGGACGGGTTCGACTGGGCGGCGCAGGAGGCGGGGCTCGCACGGCTGCCCCGCCACCGCATCCGGCTCGGCGGCCTGGGGATCCACCTCGTGCACGCCCGTGCCGTCGCGCCGACCGGCCCCGTCCTGCCCCTTGTCCTCAGCCACGGCTGGCCGGACTCGTTCTGGCGCTACACGAAGGTCATCCCACTCCTGACCGACCCCGGCGCGCACGGCGGCGACCCGGCCGACGCGTTCGACGTGGTCGTGCCCGACATGCCCGGCTACGGCTACTCCGACCGGCCCACCGGCCCGCCGCTCAACTCCATCGCCGTAGCCGGACTGTGGGCCGAACTCATGAGCGTCCTCGGCTACGCGCGGTTCGGCGCGGCGGGCGGGGACGTCGGCAGCCATGTGAGCCGCTACCTCGCGCTCGACCACCCGGACCGGGTCGTCGCCGTCCACCGGATGGACGGGGGCCTGCCCGTCTTCACCGGCGACCAGGCCGAGCTCGCCCCCGAGGAGCGCGCATGGTTCGACGACGTCGCGGCCTGGGGCGCGAGCGAGGGTGCCTACGGTGCCATGCACCGCACGAAGCCCCAGACCGCCGCCGTCGGGCTCACCGACTCACCGGCCGGGCTCGCCGCATGGATCGTCGAGAAGCTCCGGGCATGGAGCGACTGCGACGGCGACATCGAACGGAGCTTCACGAAGGACGAGATCCTCACGAACGCCACGCTCTACTGGCTTACGGGGACGATCGGTTCGTCGATGCGCATGTACCACGCGAACGCCGCGATCCCGCCCGGGCAGCTCGCCCGCCGGGTCGACGTGCCGTCCGGCTTCTCGCTGTTCCGCGGCGACATCGTCCGCCCGCCGCGGGCCTGGCTCGAGCGCACGGCGAACGTCGCGTACTTCAACGAACCCGCGCGCGGCGGGCACTTCGCACCGTTCGAGGAACCCGAACTGTACGCGGAGGAACTGCGGGCGTTCTTCCGCCCCTACCGTGCGGCAGCGCTGAGCTGA
- a CDS encoding AfsA-related hotdog domain-containing protein translates to MPGMVLLEAARQATHTHTHPTPTHLTTLHATFHRYTEHHTPTYITTHTHPNTNTNVDDNTDTNTTNTNDNSNHADNNNIDDNGNGNGNGTHNEDSTNTTPGTRTTHITAHQNNTTVFTAHITTTPTHHHP, encoded by the coding sequence ATCCCCGGCATGGTCCTCCTCGAAGCCGCCCGCCAAGCCACCCACACCCACACCCACCCCACCCCCACCCACCTCACCACCCTCCACGCCACCTTCCACCGCTACACCGAACACCACACCCCCACCTACATCACCACCCACACCCACCCCAACACCAACACCAACGTCGACGACAACACAGACACCAACACCACAAACACCAACGACAACAGCAACCACGCCGACAACAACAACATTGACGACAACGGCAACGGCAACGGCAACGGCACACACAACGAAGACAGCACAAACACCACCCCCGGCACCCGCACCACCCACATCACCGCACACCAAAACAACACCACCGTCTTCACCGCCCACATCACCACCACCCCCACCCACCACCACCCCTAA
- a CDS encoding ScbR family autoregulator-binding transcription factor has translation MVRQERAIRTRRAILNAAASVFDERGYEAATIGEVLTRAGVTKGALYFHFPSKQALAEGVLAEQFSGFTLAPRASKLQELVDMGLSLAYRMRRNPVVSASARLSLGQEMGAIFGTWTITTWLDATEKVLREAREQGELLPHVDPAESAWVFSAAWTGVQVYSHTLAGREDLERRVSALFEHLLPSIAVPAVLGKLVTDPARAAEVAAEGERLAAEAGELGDLDEVAAPA, from the coding sequence GTGGTGCGGCAGGAGCGTGCGATTCGCACCCGGCGGGCGATTTTGAATGCGGCGGCGTCGGTTTTCGACGAGCGCGGGTATGAGGCCGCCACGATCGGTGAGGTGCTGACCCGGGCGGGAGTGACCAAGGGGGCCCTGTACTTCCATTTCCCCTCGAAGCAGGCGCTGGCGGAGGGGGTGCTGGCGGAGCAGTTCTCGGGTTTCACGCTGGCGCCCCGGGCGAGCAAGCTGCAGGAGCTGGTGGACATGGGGCTGTCGCTGGCGTACCGGATGCGCCGCAACCCGGTGGTGAGTGCCTCGGCGAGACTTTCGCTGGGCCAGGAGATGGGGGCCATCTTCGGCACCTGGACGATCACGACCTGGCTGGATGCGACGGAGAAGGTGCTGCGTGAGGCGCGGGAGCAGGGTGAACTGCTGCCGCATGTGGACCCGGCGGAGAGTGCGTGGGTGTTCTCGGCCGCGTGGACGGGTGTGCAGGTCTACTCCCACACGCTGGCGGGCCGGGAGGATCTGGAACGGCGGGTCTCCGCGCTGTTCGAGCATCTGCTGCCGAGCATCGCGGTGCCCGCGGTGCTCGGCAAGCTGGTCACCGACCCGGCCCGGGCCGCCGAGGTCGCCGCCGAGGGCGAGCGGCTGGCCGCCGAGGCGGGGGAGCTGGGGGACCTGGACGAGGTCGCCGCTCCCGCCTGA
- a CDS encoding MMPL family transporter, producing the protein MFERIAELVIRRSRLVLVVAVVAVALMGAAGAGAFGKLLGGGYDDPASSSSRAAEVIDKKFGGETNLVLLVRASEGRVDAPAARRSGLALVADLKKERNLGNVVAYWDTASADLRSEDGREALVLAHVRGDGTERDENAKSVIDAYAGSYEGALTVRAGCGAAVTSEMGKQSGEDLVLAESIAVPLTLVLLLVVFGSVVAALLPLAIGTIAITGTFAELFVLGSVTDVSVFAVNLTTALGLGLGIDFALLMVSRFREQLAAGASVDDAVRRTVTTAGRTIAFSAATVAAALGALLVFPQYFLRSFGYAGVGVVAIAAVSTLFVMPALFVVLGHRVNSGRLPWAKPRRTDTRVPLWGQLARTVMRRPALTALPVLAVLLLAASPLLGISFGTPDERVLPEAAHSRQVASALRQDFNGTDDAALHVVIDKPLGMAPLRSYAVALSELEGVVHVETSTGTYADGRSTATGSGSAALGRPGAQQIDVVSTLAPKSAEAQRLVDEVRAVTPPAGSRPLVGGTDAVLVDAKDSIAGRLPLAVTLVVLTTFLLLFLFTGSIVQPLRALVLNMVSLGATLGVMTWIFQDGHLSSLLGFTAQPMEVSMTVLMFCIAFGLSMDYEVFVTSRIKELHESGEDNESAVANGLGHTGRIVSAAACLLAVSFFAFGTAKLSFMQMFGLGSGLAVLIDAVAVRGILVPAAMRLLGRSAWYAPRFLRKLHGRYGLSEGGTEPAVVREPAAKAPYA; encoded by the coding sequence GTGTTTGAACGCATAGCCGAACTGGTGATTCGCCGGTCCCGGCTGGTACTGGTCGTCGCCGTAGTGGCCGTGGCCCTCATGGGTGCCGCGGGCGCCGGCGCCTTCGGCAAGTTACTCGGGGGCGGCTACGACGATCCGGCATCCTCGTCCAGCCGTGCCGCGGAGGTCATCGACAAGAAGTTCGGCGGGGAGACGAACCTGGTCCTGCTGGTCCGGGCGTCCGAGGGTCGTGTCGACGCCCCGGCGGCCCGGCGCAGCGGCCTGGCCCTGGTGGCCGACCTCAAGAAGGAACGGAACCTGGGGAACGTGGTCGCGTACTGGGACACGGCCAGTGCCGACCTCCGTTCCGAGGACGGCCGCGAGGCCCTGGTGCTCGCCCATGTGAGGGGCGACGGCACGGAGCGGGACGAGAACGCCAAGAGCGTCATCGACGCCTACGCCGGATCGTACGAAGGCGCACTCACGGTCCGGGCCGGTTGCGGCGCCGCCGTGACGAGCGAGATGGGGAAGCAGTCCGGCGAGGATCTTGTCCTGGCCGAGTCCATCGCCGTACCGCTCACCCTCGTACTGCTCCTGGTCGTCTTCGGCAGCGTGGTCGCGGCGCTGCTGCCGCTGGCCATCGGAACCATCGCCATCACGGGCACGTTCGCGGAGCTCTTCGTCCTCGGCAGCGTCACCGATGTCTCCGTCTTCGCGGTCAACCTGACCACGGCACTGGGCCTCGGCCTCGGCATCGACTTCGCCCTGCTGATGGTCAGCCGATTCCGGGAACAGCTCGCGGCAGGGGCGAGCGTGGACGACGCCGTCCGGCGCACAGTGACCACCGCGGGACGAACGATCGCGTTCTCCGCCGCGACCGTCGCCGCCGCGCTCGGGGCGCTCCTGGTGTTCCCGCAGTACTTCCTGCGCTCGTTCGGCTATGCCGGGGTCGGTGTCGTCGCCATCGCGGCCGTCAGCACCCTGTTCGTCATGCCGGCCCTGTTCGTCGTCCTGGGTCACCGCGTCAACAGCGGGCGGCTGCCGTGGGCGAAGCCCCGGCGCACCGACACCCGTGTGCCGTTGTGGGGACAGTTGGCCCGCACCGTCATGCGGCGACCGGCGCTCACCGCGCTGCCGGTCCTCGCGGTACTGCTGCTGGCGGCGAGCCCGCTGCTGGGGATCTCCTTCGGCACGCCCGACGAACGCGTGCTGCCCGAGGCCGCCCACAGTCGCCAGGTCGCGTCGGCACTACGGCAGGACTTCAACGGCACCGACGACGCCGCTCTCCACGTCGTCATCGACAAGCCCCTGGGCATGGCCCCCCTGCGGTCGTACGCGGTCGCACTGTCCGAACTCGAAGGCGTCGTCCACGTCGAGACCAGCACAGGCACCTACGCCGACGGACGCTCCACAGCGACCGGCTCCGGCAGCGCCGCGCTCGGCCGCCCCGGCGCGCAGCAGATCGACGTGGTGAGCACCCTGGCACCGAAGTCGGCGGAGGCACAGCGCCTGGTCGACGAGGTGCGGGCGGTCACCCCGCCCGCCGGGTCGCGACCCCTGGTCGGTGGAACCGACGCCGTACTGGTCGACGCCAAGGACTCCATCGCCGGCAGGCTCCCGCTCGCGGTGACCCTGGTCGTCCTCACCACCTTCCTCCTGCTGTTCCTGTTCACCGGCAGCATCGTGCAACCGCTGCGCGCGCTCGTCCTCAACATGGTCAGCCTGGGGGCGACCCTCGGCGTCATGACCTGGATCTTCCAGGACGGCCACCTCTCCTCGCTGCTGGGCTTCACCGCGCAGCCGATGGAGGTGTCGATGACGGTGCTGATGTTCTGCATCGCCTTCGGCCTCTCGATGGACTACGAGGTGTTCGTCACCAGCCGGATCAAGGAACTCCACGAGTCGGGCGAGGACAACGAGTCCGCCGTGGCCAACGGCCTCGGGCACACGGGACGCATCGTCAGCGCCGCGGCCTGCCTGCTCGCGGTGAGCTTCTTCGCGTTCGGGACGGCCAAGCTCAGCTTCATGCAGATGTTCGGACTGGGCAGCGGGCTGGCCGTCCTCATCGACGCCGTCGCCGTACGCGGCATCCTCGTACCGGCCGCGATGCGCCTGCTCGGCCGCTCGGCGTGGTACGCGCCCCGTTTCCTGCGGAAGCTCCACGGACGGTACGGCCTCAGCGAAGGCGGCACCGAGCCCGCGGTCGTGAGGGAACCCGCGGCCAAGGCTCCGTACGCGTAG
- a CDS encoding VOC family protein, whose translation MNFVSVRIITGDVARLVDFYERATGVPASWSNEDFAEIRTASATLAIGSTRTVPLFAPGSARPADNHSVIIEFLVDDVDRTHKNLTDFVTDFVNEPTTMPWGNRALLFRDPDGNLINFFTPVTPDAIEKFAR comes from the coding sequence ATGAACTTCGTCTCTGTCCGCATCATCACGGGCGACGTCGCCCGCCTCGTCGACTTCTACGAGCGCGCCACCGGAGTACCCGCCAGCTGGTCCAACGAGGATTTCGCCGAGATCAGGACGGCCTCCGCCACTCTCGCGATCGGCAGCACCCGCACCGTCCCCCTGTTCGCGCCCGGCTCGGCCCGCCCGGCCGACAACCACAGCGTCATCATCGAATTCCTCGTCGACGACGTGGACCGTACGCACAAGAACCTGACCGACTTCGTGACGGACTTCGTCAACGAGCCCACCACGATGCCCTGGGGAAACCGCGCGCTCCTGTTCCGTGACCCCGACGGGAACCTGATCAACTTCTTCACCCCCGTCACGCCGGACGCCATCGAGAAGTTCGCTCGCTGA